The Bdellovibrio bacteriovorus region CATTCTGAAATTCTTCCCGAAAAATTGCCCACTTCCGCCACAGCACCAACAGTGGCAACAACTCCACGGAGATGGGGAAATGAAAAACAGAAGTCTTAGTTTTAAAATATACTTTGTAATGGGCATCCTGATTGCAGGATCAATTGTCATTGCCGCTATAGGCCTGAGCCGTATGGGAAAAATCAATGACGCTCTTCACTCTATCGTGGAAGAGAAGTCAGCGCGAGTCTCTATTGTTAAGGACATTCGTTCTATTTTCTATTTGCAGTTGATGAACGAAAAAAACTACATCCTTGAAAGCGATCCAGAGAAGATGAAAAAAATCGATGCGCTGATGGAAACACGCCACGATGAAATTCTTAAACGCGTAGACGCGCTTTATTCGGTATCTACCGAAGTAGGTAAAGAAGAAGCCACCAAGTTTAAGGCCGCTTATCAAGAATGGTGGAAAAATACTCAGGAGGTGAAAGCCTTTGTCGCATCGGGCGATAAAGGTAAAGCTTTATATCAAAGTCAATCCGTCGGGCACGAGATTCGCCAAACAAGTGAAGCCATTATTAACGGCAATGTGCAAAGAAATGAAGAGCGCATGTCTAATGATGCTCTTCAGGCAGAGAAAGATTATGAAGCAGCCAAAACGCTGATGATCACTGCCAGCATCGTGACGATTTTATTAGGCCTCTCTATCGGTGGACTGATCTTGCGATCACTTTCGAAGTCCATCAACCAAATCATCGAAAATCTTTCGGCATCTTCGAATCATGTCTCGGCCGCTTCCCAACAAATTGCCTCTGCCTCTGTTGAGTTGTCCGAGGCGACCACTGAACAAGCTTCGTCATTGGAAGAAACGGTGGCCACCATTGAAGAACTTTCTTCCATGGTGAAGGTCAACGCGGAAAACGCCGGACAAGCTTCGAAACTTTCAGGACAAGCCAGTGAAATCGTCGCTCGCGGCGAAAAGGAAATGACTTCATTAATTTCTTCGATGGGAGAGATTTCACAAGACTCAAAGAAAATTTCGGACATCATAAACGTGATTGATGATATCGCTTTCCAAACAAATCTTTTGGCATTGAACGCAGCCGTCGAAGCCGCGCGTGCGGGGGAACAAGGAAAAGGTTTTGCGGTGGTCGCCGAAGCGGTTCGCACTCTAGCCCAACGCAGCTCCATTGCGGCAAAAGACATTGCAGAACTCATCAAGTCCAGTGTCGGGCGTATTGAATACGGTAGCGAACAAGTAGAAAAAAGCAGTGCTGTTTTAACAGAAATTTTGGGAGCAGTGACGAAAGTAGCGCAACTGAATGAAGAAATTTCGGCGGCTAGCACTGAACAATCCAACGGCATCGCCCAAATCAGTAAAGCCATGAATCAACTAGATCAAGTGACACAAGTGAATGCGGCATCTTCCGAGGAGGCCGCGGCATCCGCCGAAGAACTTTCTGCACAGGCCGATAGTTTGAAGAATGTGATTTCCACACTTGTCCAAGTTGTTAAGGGCAAATCCGAAGACCCTGAAATAGTGCCTGCCAGCAAGTCACCGGCGAGAGCGTCCGTGAAAATGACATCCACTAGACCCTCGATTTCACACAGTGAAGATTTGCTTCCGTTAAATTCCGCCGGCTAGGTCTCTTGGGAATTAACAGCAACGTGTAGTTTTTCGCAGCCTCCGCTTTTCGCTCTGTAAATTCAAGTTCTTATTTCAGAATTTACAGAGCAGGGAGGCTTTTTCATGAGAGATACAAATCCACGATTTCGCCATATCACATCTGATAGCGTCGACTATGGTTTAAGAACCAACGCCGTTCACAACCCGTCTTCAGGTTACAGCTATTCAGATGCTGAATCTTATGAGTGGGATCGTTCCATGAATCCGAACGTCCGTTACGTTCCAGGAGAGAGCAATCGAGATCTTGCCCGCCGCGACCGCGACTATTCAGGAGTGGGACCGAAAAACTACCGCCGTACTGACGAACGCATCTATGAAGATGTCTGTGAAGTTTTGTCTCGACATCCTGACATTGATGCCAGCGAGATTGAAGTTTCAGTGCGTGAAGGCATTGTATTTTTAGATGGCACTGTAGAAACTCGCCGGGTTCGCCAACTCGCTCAAGAAATTATTGATGGGCTTCCAGGGGTTGAAGACGTCGAGAACTATCTAGACGTCCCTCAAAGAGATCGTGATCGCCGACGTATTGCACGCAGCTTAAGTTAAAAGGGGATGTTCTCCCCTTTTCTTTATTTAGCTAAAACTATCGTCTTAAATCCGCCATAAGCCATCTTGCTCATTTCAAAAGGGCTGTCTTTGGGATCGAAGTTCGTCATAAAAGGATCCGCCATGACCTTTTTGTTAACGGCATTACGATGCGCTTTGGATTTATAAACTATCCATGAGAACACAACTGTTTCGCCCGGCTTCGTCTTCGCAAGTTTTGTAAAAGGCATGACTCCTTTCACGTTCAAGTCGTCGCCCACTGTTTCAATGTATTCCAATGCTCCGTACTTCATCCACACTTTAGAGGCCTTTTTAGACACCTGTTGATACTTTTTAAGTTTCGATTTTTTTATCGCAATTACAAAGCCGTCGACATAAGCCATTGATGAACTCCTTTACGAGATTTAGTTTAGTGCATGATCAATTTTCTAGGCTCAAAAGCCAAGAAAATAAAGAACTCATACATTTTTCAGGCAATTTTTTGCTTTTTTCAAATATGTAAATTAATGGCTCTAGTCCGCCCTAGAAAAATCTTCGTTTACAAGTTCAAATACCGCAGCCGCACCAGCCATGGAACCACTTGCCGCTGCTTGCAGCACGGATTGCATCATCGTCATATTGTCTCCGGCCGCAAAAACACCAAGGACGGATGTTTGTTTCATTTCGTTAACTTGATAAAGTCCCATTTCATTTTTTTCGCATCCTAGATTTTGACCAATATCCGATTTCATTTGAAACGGAAGAAGCGGAGTTGCAAACAAAGCTTCTCGTTCATTTATAGAACCATCTTCAAACCGGATGCCTCGAAGGTTCATTCCCTCAAAAAGCAATCTCTCGATCCGCTTTTCAACGATTTCAATATTATTTTTCTTCATCAACATTTTTAAATCTTCTGAAAAATCGGCGGGGCCGTTTGTAAACACAGCCACATCTTTAGACAACGCGGAAAACATGGGAATACCGTGCGCAAGAAATTTGCCGTTACCGATGATTCCTAGCTTTTGATTTCTTACTTCAAAGCCATGGCAATAGGGACAATGAAAGACGGATTTTCCCCACAACTCTTTTATGCCGGGAATAGGGGGCAAACGGTCCTGAATACCGTATGCAAGAATCACTTTTCTGAAGTCCTTCACTTCTCCAGAAGAAAAACGAGCGCGAAAATGACTTGAGTTTTTTTCAACCGAAATGACGGAACCGGAAAAGAACTGAATCGTGCTATATTTTTCAAGATCCTGACGCGCTTCTTTTCTCCAGGCCGCTGGATGAACTCCGTCTTGAGTCGGAAAGTTGTTCAGATGTTCGGAAGCTTCATTGCGAGGTCGAGCATCGTCACACACCAAAGCCGTTCTACCGATACGTCCTAAAGACATTGCGGCACTTAAGCCCGCAGGACCACCACCTATAATAAGTACCTCTAGAGTTTTATTCATGCGACCTCCGTACCCTTCATTGTAATAGAATCAGGGTGAAACGATAATTGCTAATACGATTGAATTATTGATACTTTTTTGGTATCAATAGTTATGGATCTATCTAAACTCAAAGCCTTTGTCGTTGTGGCCGAAGAACTGAACTTTCGTAAAAGTGCGGAAATTCTGGGGATGTCCCAACCTCCTCTAACTCGCCTTATTGCCTCGTTGGAAGAGGAACTGGGGACATCTCTTTTTGAAAGAACCACTCGGCACGTCAAGCTCACGGGTGCGGGTGTCTTCTTGCTTAAAGAAGGAAAAGAAATCCTGAATCGGGCGCAAGGACTAGAATCCGAAATCAGGGCTTTAGGTAAGATGAAGGCCGGAAAGATCAGCATCGCCTTTTCCTCCACTGGTTTTTTGGCAAACCTCCCTAAAATTATCCGTGAGTTTCAGGATAGATTCCCCAAAATTAAAATTGAGCTTCAACAAGAAACCCGTTCCGCCATTGTTAAAGGTCTAAAAAGCGGCCGATTTGACGCGGGATTTTTGGAAGGCAGCCTCAAAGAAGAAAATTTTCAGTTCCACCCAGTCCAAGACGAGAATTTAGGGGTTTTGCTTCCGAAAAATCATCCGCTGAGCCGACGAAAAGAAATTGAATTTAAAGAGCTGAAAGATGAAACCATCATTCTTCATCCGAAGAAAGACAATAAGGATTTCTACGAGACGATTTCGTACTTATTTGTTCAGGCGGGCATAAAGCCTCTGACCTACGTAAAAAAGGATCACGAAAGCTGTCCTCTTCTTGTAGCCACGGGAAAAGGAGTTTCTTTGACTATCGCCGCGACTCAAAATTTCGCACCGACAGAAACTCGTTTCGTACCGATTAAAAAACTTTATTTGCCGGTCAGCGTTTTTTGGGAAAATGAAAATACAAATGCATCCTTAAAGACATTCCTTAGCTTCGTCGTTGAAAATCATGCTCTTTCTAACGGAAAGCCGGAATGTCTTATGGATGTGATGAGACTTTAGTGAGACGTGAATTCAGAGTTGAAAGCATGAATACGACGACCGATTGCTGTCAGGCTTTGCTCTAATGAATCGGCACCCTGTTCTAGTGTTTTCAATCTAGATACTTGTGCTTCTTTTTTCAAATTTCTGGCTTCATCAATAAGCGGTTCTAGTTGCAATTGAAATGCCGCTAAACGCATTGCCACTTTGCTTTGCTCTTCATCTGAAATCTGTTCGCCCTCAGGGCGTTTCAAGTCATTCAATGACAGCGTCAATTCACGAACTTTTTCACCTAAAGCACGAAATTGTTCCATCTTTTGTTGGTGCTGATTTTGACGAGCTTCTAATTGCTCAGCTTTTGCGGCGACCAAGGCGGCTGCTTTTTCAGCTTCGGCGCGCGCTTCATTTAATGAAGTCGAAAGTCGAACTACTTCATCAGAAACACCGAGGCCACATTCTGTAAAACGATTCATCAAGCGCTGAACCTGCTCGAAATCAAAATCAGATTTCAACTCCATCTCATCGATCTTCGCTCCCAGGCGAACAATCTCAGAAAGATAGTTATCGAGTTTTAAAGCGGCTTCTACCAATGCAGAGGGATTTTTGATCTTGTTTGTCATGCCCGGGTTATGGCACAGGCTGATTTTAAAGCCAAATTTTTCGGACGCAGTTTCCGTTACAAGTTCGCCATAAAAGCAAGGGGTCTAAGAAAGACCCCTTTTATTTTCTTATAAAGCAGGATTCGCCAACATTTGAATATGAGTACGAACATCCTTAGGCCACTTCGCGATCAGCTTTTTAAACTTCTCTGCATCTTTGGCAAAAAGAGCTCGCAATGCTTCCTCATAGTCAGGAAGATCTCCGGCCATCACCGTCATAAACTTATAAGTCGCATCTTGCGCCTGACGAATCAGATCCTTCGCGGCGTTTTTCTTTTTCGCCTCGTCGACCAGTCTTCGCAGCGTCACCGATGCTCCACCGGGTTGCTTTGCAAGCCAATCCCAGTGTTGGGGTAAGAGAGTCACTTCTTTCGAGGTGACTCCCAGCTTAGGACGACCGGGACCGCCTTTGGCAGGTTCTTCTTCTTTTAACAATCCTGATTTTTCAAGTCTTTTTAAAACCGCATCTATCGTTCCTCGAAAATCGACTTCCACCTGTTGACTGGTTTGATTATCAAAGATCAGAATCGCTGCTTGCGGGTGATTCTCTAGATGCTCCTTCACTTTTAAAGCGACGTCCTTAATACCGCCGCTAGCGATTTTGTGTGAACTGCTAAATGCTGTGCAAGTTTGTAAATCACTTTGCTGCATAAGCATCTCCTTTCAATGACTTCGCGATAAGCCACATCATAAATAAAGTTACAAGAGAGCTTGCAATCACGACGTAACCGACGACATCGTAATGCTCTAACACTCCCCTAGGTCCCTCGACGACGATAAGACCAGCCACGATAGATGCAAATCCACCGGCAACTTGCTGAATGGACGAGCCGACAGACATGAAGGCCCCTCGATTAGATGCTGAAGGGATACCTGACATCAAAGTTTGTGACGGAATCATGCGCGAGAAAATTCCCACGAACATCAAAACATTGACCAAAATCACAAGGCCCAATGGGGTGATACCAAGGTGAGTGTAAATTCCCACCATAATAATCCCTATGATAGTTCCAAATAAAAACACCTTGAAATTTCCGAACATGTCACATGCTCTCCCCACCATCGGACCGATTAGGATCGAAGCAAAACCCGAAATCAGATAAATCATCGGAAGCTGATCTTGGTGAATTCCTAAATTATTCACCGTGAATGCCGTACCAAAAGGCATCAGCATAAAACCCCCGATGGAAAGAAGGGCCGTCGCGGCAAAGGCCATCAGATATTTCGGTGTGGCTACCGTCGATACCAAGTGTGCTACGGGACTGCGATCCGTTTGAATTTTCAAATGCTCATTAATGGGTTTCAGATAAGCAAAAATGCCAATTCCTGCAATCACACTGACAACGACGATCATGATGAACGGAGCTTTCCAGCCCCAAAGATTTGAAAAGTAGAGTCCCGCGGGCAGGCCAAGAATCTGGCTGGCAGCAAACGCTGTTTGCACAAATCCCATCACACGACCGCGCTTTTCCATAGGAAATAAATCTGTGATGATGGCAAAGACGATCGAACCAATCACTCCACCAAAGATACCTGTGATCAATCTAGCGGCGACCAGCCATTCGAAAGTATTCACCAGCCCACACATCAGCGTTCCTAAAACGAAGCCGGTATAAAAAAATAAGAGCAGTTTTTTTCGATCAAAGCGGTCTGCAAAACCCGCCGCTAAAAATCCCGAGACTCCGGCGCTGAAAGCGTAGCCAGAGACGACGATTCCAAATTGTGCGGGAGTGATCTTAAGCGCGGGCATCAGCACGGCTCCCAGCGGAGATACAATCATAAAATCTAAAATGATTGTGAATTGAAGAAAGGCCAAAAGCGCCACGACAAATTTTTGATAGCCCGTAAAAGGCTCTATTCGTTTTTCCATGAAACTAATTATACCCGGATAAAATAAAAAAGCAATATTATCCGGGTAATATTATTAAACTAAACAAATATCCCTGTTTTCAATAACTTAGGGATAATTTTAAATGCGGTGTTCGCTTTTTCGCTGCTGAATTTCTTTAAGCTGGGCCTTCTGGTAAGCGCCAAACACGCCGTTAAACAAACAGCGAATAAGCGGATCTTCCACGATATCGGCGTATTGAATTTCTTCTTCGATTTTTTCGGAAAACGGGAAGTCATTGATACGAACATACATAGATGTCAGCGCTTCGCCCAATTCTAAGGCCGCATACAGTTTGAATAAAGGAACTTCTGTCGTCCAACCGATCGGGATACTAGAAGATCCTTCAAGGATTTCTGCTGAAGAGTCCTTAAGTAAATAATTAAATTCGAAAGCCTTACCGTCGTTATCAAAAAGAGTTAAACGCCAGCGACGCGTTTTAAAAAAATAATCCTCTTCAGGAGGCTCCATGGATTCAAATTTTTCGATAAGCTCTTTTTGGCAGTATTCCAGCACGCGCGATTTCTCTGCCTCAGAGAGTGGGGGAAATTTTCTGGCAATTTCTTGTGTTGGTGGGGGGATCAACGCGGGATCAAAATCATAGTCGACGTTTTGTTCGCCCAAAGGTTTTATCCACGCTAAAGAACGAGACTGTTTTATTCCACCGGTATTAATCTCAACGGACACACCTGGATTCAGACGCACAACCTCTGTGCGTGGCAAAGCTTCAGAAATTTCTTTTTGAAACTGCTTATATGTGATGGGAAAGAAAGCTTTGTTATACCAAGACCAAGGCTCAAGTTGAAACTGACAAGAGCTCGGCACGATGTATTTAGGATTTAAAGTTTTAATTTGCTGAACCCACTCGGGCGGAAGACTGCGTGACGCTTCCAAAGCACGTGAAGGTGCGATGACATCCAGTTCGCGCATCGTTTGAAAAGGCCAAAGCACCATATCCCATGGGCCTTCGCTTTTTAATAAATCCAAGGTGGAATAGTCGATCCACGAATCCACAACATTGAGCACATTTAAACCTTGGTGTTTGATCTGAAAAAGAGAATCGACATCTTGATCCAATGCTCGGCGAGGTATGACTTCGATGTCACCGATCCGCACGCTCTGATTAAGTTTTAAAGAAAAGACATTTTTAAAGCCAAGCTCACGAATCAAAGTGAACATCTCTTCATGAATACAGAACATATAAAGCGGTGTCTCTTTGTCCAAGAGATTCAGGCTTTCCATCGAACAGTGGTCGTCGTGATAATGAGAAATAAAAATCGCGGAAAGTTGAAGCTCGTTGATTTCTTTTAGGTCGAACTGAACAGACGGAAAAGCATGACAATTGCGACTGAACGGGTTTTCAAAGATAGGATCAAACGCGATCTTAGCAGCGCCCGTTTCAAAAATATAACCTGCATGCAAAATTCGAGAGATTTTTAAAGACACGGGCGCATCATATTTTATTTTGCAGATTCAACCAAGCTTTTAAAGTTCTGAAGCCCTTTATCGAAGATGGGACTCATCATAAAATCCATCATTATGCCAAGGTAGCGTTTAAAGTAAGGAAGTTTCTGCTCATAAGACCACGTCAGCGTAGTTGCATTGTCGCTTGAAGCGGCGACAATCCAGTGAGCCATCGCTTCCCCAGGCATAGGCTTGATAAAATCCATGCGCACGTCGACCGACTTATCTTGCACGATATTGACGATAGTCATCTTGCCTTCGCCCGATTTTTCTCCTGAATAAGTCATTGTAGAACCAACACCAGTTCCAGCCACTTCTGTTTTTGACGTCGGATCGCTTTCGCTAAATGGATTCCACTTCACGAACTCATTAAGGTCCGTCAAACGTGGAAAAACGGTGCTCACGGGTGCGTTGATTTCGATACTTCTTACCAACTGGTATTGAGCAGGCATTAACACCGGTGCGATCAGCAATACAATGACCAAAGCAATAAGGAAATACATGGCTGTTCTCATAAAACTCCTCTCATTTTCCTAACACAAAGTCTGTCTACACTCTACATAGCTGTCACGCGCAAAAACGAGTCATCCTGTGATCCAGACTAGGAAGCAGCGAAAGACCATGTCAAAATAGCCTTCTATGTTAAAAACGTTCTTTCCTGACCGCGACCACAAAGCTCTTTTATTTGATTTCGATGGCACCGTTGCTGACACCATGGGTGCGCACTTAAAAGCCTGGAATATTGGCCTAGCCTCTTACAATCTGACTTTAAGTAAAGAGCAACACCAGGCTTGGGCCGGTCGCCCAACAAGAAAAATTGTCGAGATGCTAAATGAAATGCACAAAGTGCAAATCCCTGCCGATGCCTTCCTGAAAGAAAAAGAAGTGCATTACTTTTCTGCGATTAGCGAAATCAAAGAGATCAAAGCAGTGATGGACGTCATCAAACACTATCACGGCAACTTACCGATGGCGATTGTGACCGGCAGTCGTCGTCATCCCGTTGAGACAACCTTAAAGCACTTGGGAATCACTAAATACTTTGATCAGTTAATTTGTGCTGAAGATTATCAGAACGGAAAACCCGCTCCTGATTGTTTCCTATTGGGCGCAGAAAAACTAGGAATTGCACCTTCTGACTGCCTGGTCTTTGAAGATGCCCATTTAGGAATCGAAGCGGCCCGCAATGCACAGATGGATTGTTTGAAAGTGGACGAATACCAAAAACTCGTTCTCGTTAAATACTAATCTGGTTTGTAGCTACTGATATTTTCAAATAACTTGGAAATACGATGATAAAGCTCCGCAATATTCTTTTCGGGGCTTTTTCCTGATAAGTTTGAAGCATCTTCAATTTTTTCAATACAGCGCAGATCTTGGCAGATGTAGTAAGAGCTACTGACATCGGAACTCATATTCACCGTCAGCATTCCAATATCCTCTGACGAACCATAGGCGTGACACCAGCTACAAAGACCTCCGACAGGTTCACCCGTAGCTGCGGTTTTTTTAAAAGCGACCCCACGTGGAAGATCCCAGTTTGGCATTTTAAATACGAGGTAAGTGTAAACGCCCGAAGGCTCTCTCCATGTAAAGTAAGAACTCACGTTGAGCGGGAATTTCAAATTTTCAGGTAGAACAAGTTTCTTTTGATCGCGATTACGAAAGGACTGAATCAGCTCTGCTTCAGACGCAATAGAAAAGACATGCTCTTTTTGAAAGTTATTTATTTGCGATAGCACCTAGGTCACCTCATTCTAAGAATGATTTTAGGCCAGATGTTACGAAAACAAAAGACTCAATTTCTAGGTCGGGCTTGTTTTCAGAGAGCGACTCAAAATCACTCTCTAATACCAGTGACGTTTACCAAAGATGTGTCAAAGGCGTCACCGTCTGCCAGGAGGTGGTTTAAAATAGAGCTGTCCCCTCTATCGGGAAAGGATGACTTTATGAAAGCAAAATTTACTTCCCCAGAATCCGATCGACGCACTCACCGCCCGCATTTGGAATGGGAAAAATCTGAAATTATCTCTATAGCTCCAGAGGCCTCACTGACAGAGGCTGCGGAACTTATGAAGGAATATCAAATCGGCGATGTCTTAGTTATGCACGAAGATGGACATGGTTCTTTATTGGGTATTTTAACAGACCGAGATATTGCCATGTGTATCGCTGACGGCGCAAATCCAGATCGCGTGCGCGTAAGTCGGGTGATGTCGCGATCTCCGATATCGGCCCGAGCCGAAGACGACGTTTTTACGATGATATCCTTGATGAAACGTTCCGGTGTCACTCGATTGCCTCTTTTAGATCGCCGGGGCCGCCTGACCGGTGTCGCTACGGCGAAGAACATGATTGAAATTTTAACAGGTGCTCTGTTCGACCTGACACAGATTGGAGAAACTCAGCACGATAATGAATGGCAGAAACACTAGGAGGTTTTTATGAATGCTCCGAATAAAGAAGAAATATTGAATTTAGAAAATCGGTATTGGGATGCAATGAAGACAAAGGATGTCGAAGCGGCCGTGTCTTTAACAAAATTTCCGTGTACGGTCACAGGACCTGATGGTGTTCGCAGTATCGACGAAGAGCAATACCGTCAAATGATGAGCTCGATGACTTCAACAGATCACTTTAAAGACATTGAAATTAATGAGCCCCAGTTTACTGTGCTTAACGACGATGCCGCTTTACTGACCTACAATATTGAAGTGAAGGGCATGAAGATGCTCGATGTTTCAACGTGGGTCCGCGAAAACGGCAAATGGGTTTGCGCTTACCATTCTGAAAATCCATTGCATTAATTTTTTACCGGAGTCGCACAGTGCGATTCCGGTTATTTTAGAAAATCTGAAACTTGGGGATTTAATCCTTTTTCTTCGGCATCCATATACGACCAAACATCGGGCTGTGTCCCATTGATGTCTCGAACTCCATATTCCTTTGCAAGCTGTCCTGAATTTACTGAAAGCTGATTCCAGCGAGAGCGCTCTGAATCTGCGGCCACTGCAGCTATGCATCTGCCAACAAATCTTGGCGACTCAGACAAAAGAAATCCAGGAGGAGCTTTGGCTTCTTTCCAGTTCGCCTCGGTCACACCGAAGTGCTCAAGCATCATTTCAGATCTGAGCCATCCCGGTGATACAGTCATGGCCGTTGCACCAAATTGTTTAAGCTCATGTCCTTGAGAAAACCCTAGGCGATTAATGGAAACTTTAGCGAGATCATAAAATACAGAGATGCGGTAATTCTTTAAGTTGTATTCTAAAGTTCCATCCGTGATTTCTACAAGAAGACCACCTGGCTTTCGTAAAAGCGGCGATAGAAAAAAAGATGTGATCAAGTGCGTATCCACCGCCAAACGCAACATCCGAAGACCTTGATTGAGATCGAGCTCCCACATGGGTTTATTCCAAGTTTCTGGAGATCCCACCATGGCTTCGCCGCCCCAGATATCATTGACTAAAATATCAATACCACCAAAGTCTTTAGAAATTCGATCCGCAAGATTTTTAACTTCATCTTGATTCAAGTGGTCGGTAGGAATGGCGATTCCTTTTCCACCTAAGCTTGTCACAAGCTCCGCCGTTTCTTCGATGGTTTCAGGTCTATTATAATCGGAACGTGCCGATCCATCTTTGCGCGTAGTTCTTCCGGTACAGATCACGGTGGCACCGGCTTCGCCTAAAGCGGTCGCAATACCGCGACCCGCTCCGCGCGTTGCACCAGCAACGACGGCAATTTTATTTAAGAGAGGTTTTGTTGTGCTCATAAAGACCCACCTTATTTAACAAAAAGAAGATAGTCGAAATGACTTTGAGGGTTGTTACGGTCATAGCCTTCGGGATAAATGAAAAGCTCCGCATTCTGCGAAATTGAATAACCCGATGTTGGTAGCCACTCGAATATCAACTTTGCCGCGGTAGCACCGATAGTTTGCGGTGGCCCCTGATGGGTGCATCTGACAAGTTTTGAGTGAGTGATTTCGTACCGCAGTAGATCTTCAGGAATATTCTCGAAGCTTTCAACAGCGACCAACGCATAGTATTCAGCCATCTGTTCTTTACCTTCAGGCAGATCACCCGTGATGATCGCATAACGCTTTAAATCTTTTCTAGCCGCAAGACTTTGCGCCAATGGCATGAGCTTCTGCCACAATGATGGTATAGCTGCCATATTATTTGCTTCTTGTGGACTTGATCGCAGCAGAGCTTTATAGCCTACAAGTTTCAATGACTCGATATTTTGAACATGTGCTTGCATATCTTCATTCAAGATACCTTAGGCCTGCTTGTCAATGGAATGCTTTATGGCGTCCAGAGATTACTCTTTGCGCCTGGGAAAGACGCTACGGGGTTCCTCTTCCCAGCCGAAGTGATACCGGACGGCGAGTTTATGCTCTTCGCGAAATCGAGAAGCTTAAAATATTAAAGCTCCTAACCGATAATGGTCATTCTATCGGAGAGATCGCCCATCTGGAATTGTCAAAACTGAATGCTTTAATAAAACAGAGCATTGCTAATTCCGCCACGACCCAAACAGTTCTGCGTCTAATAGCCGCAACGGCAGAATGTGATCTTGCGAAACTATCGGCTCTTTTAAAAACGGCCCAATTAGAAAATGATACGCGTACACTTCTAGTAGAAATCATCAGTCCCACCCTTGCAGAGATAGGCCGCAAAGTCATCGACGGTGAGCTTGATGTATATCATGAGCACGCCGCTTCATCAGTAATTCGAAACCTGCTATCAGGAATTCTATACTCTATTGAACAACTGCCCGATAAGAATGAAACGAAAACAATCATTCTTGCGACCCCTGAAGGCGAACATCACGAATTCGGTGTTCTTATTTCTGCAATTCTTACGGCCCTTCGTGGAAATAAAGTTTTGTACCTAGGCCCGAATATGCCAGCCACTTCCCTTGCTCGCGCTATCAGGAACGTCAATGCTGCGGTGGCTGTAATCGGTTGCTCTGCTCCTCACGAGGCTCTTTCTACATCGAGATATAAAGAATTTGTTAATCAGCTTTCGGCCGAAGTGGACACCTCTGTGCCTTTTTGGTTTGGAGGATTTAGGAACGAGGACATTGATAAGCTTTCCTG contains the following coding sequences:
- a CDS encoding LysR family transcriptional regulator — protein: MDLSKLKAFVVVAEELNFRKSAEILGMSQPPLTRLIASLEEELGTSLFERTTRHVKLTGAGVFLLKEGKEILNRAQGLESEIRALGKMKAGKISIAFSSTGFLANLPKIIREFQDRFPKIKIELQQETRSAIVKGLKSGRFDAGFLEGSLKEENFQFHPVQDENLGVLLPKNHPLSRRKEIEFKELKDETIILHPKKDNKDFYETISYLFVQAGIKPLTYVKKDHESCPLLVATGKGVSLTIAATQNFAPTETRFVPIKKLYLPVSVFWENENTNASLKTFLSFVVENHALSNGKPECLMDVMRL
- a CDS encoding methyl-accepting chemotaxis protein, with translation MKNRSLSFKIYFVMGILIAGSIVIAAIGLSRMGKINDALHSIVEEKSARVSIVKDIRSIFYLQLMNEKNYILESDPEKMKKIDALMETRHDEILKRVDALYSVSTEVGKEEATKFKAAYQEWWKNTQEVKAFVASGDKGKALYQSQSVGHEIRQTSEAIINGNVQRNEERMSNDALQAEKDYEAAKTLMITASIVTILLGLSIGGLILRSLSKSINQIIENLSASSNHVSAASQQIASASVELSEATTEQASSLEETVATIEELSSMVKVNAENAGQASKLSGQASEIVARGEKEMTSLISSMGEISQDSKKISDIINVIDDIAFQTNLLALNAAVEAARAGEQGKGFAVVAEAVRTLAQRSSIAAKDIAELIKSSVGRIEYGSEQVEKSSAVLTEILGAVTKVAQLNEEISAASTEQSNGIAQISKAMNQLDQVTQVNAASSEEAAASAEELSAQADSLKNVISTLVQVVKGKSEDPEIVPASKSPARASVKMTSTRPSISHSEDLLPLNSAG
- a CDS encoding DUF2239 family protein; translated protein: MQQSDLQTCTAFSSSHKIASGGIKDVALKVKEHLENHPQAAILIFDNQTSQQVEVDFRGTIDAVLKRLEKSGLLKEEEPAKGGPGRPKLGVTSKEVTLLPQHWDWLAKQPGGASVTLRRLVDEAKKKNAAKDLIRQAQDATYKFMTVMAGDLPDYEEALRALFAKDAEKFKKLIAKWPKDVRTHIQMLANPAL
- a CDS encoding MFS transporter, with product MEKRIEPFTGYQKFVVALLAFLQFTIILDFMIVSPLGAVLMPALKITPAQFGIVVSGYAFSAGVSGFLAAGFADRFDRKKLLLFFYTGFVLGTLMCGLVNTFEWLVAARLITGIFGGVIGSIVFAIITDLFPMEKRGRVMGFVQTAFAASQILGLPAGLYFSNLWGWKAPFIMIVVVSVIAGIGIFAYLKPINEHLKIQTDRSPVAHLVSTVATPKYLMAFAATALLSIGGFMLMPFGTAFTVNNLGIHQDQLPMIYLISGFASILIGPMVGRACDMFGNFKVFLFGTIIGIIMVGIYTHLGITPLGLVILVNVLMFVGIFSRMIPSQTLMSGIPSASNRGAFMSVGSSIQQVAGGFASIVAGLIVVEGPRGVLEHYDVVGYVVIASSLVTLFMMWLIAKSLKGDAYAAK
- a CDS encoding NAD(P)/FAD-dependent oxidoreductase — encoded protein: MNKTLEVLIIGGGPAGLSAAMSLGRIGRTALVCDDARPRNEASEHLNNFPTQDGVHPAAWRKEARQDLEKYSTIQFFSGSVISVEKNSSHFRARFSSGEVKDFRKVILAYGIQDRLPPIPGIKELWGKSVFHCPYCHGFEVRNQKLGIIGNGKFLAHGIPMFSALSKDVAVFTNGPADFSEDLKMLMKKNNIEIVEKRIERLLFEGMNLRGIRFEDGSINEREALFATPLLPFQMKSDIGQNLGCEKNEMGLYQVNEMKQTSVLGVFAAGDNMTMMQSVLQAAASGSMAGAAAVFELVNEDFSRAD
- a CDS encoding DUF1428 domain-containing protein; amino-acid sequence: MAYVDGFVIAIKKSKLKKYQQVSKKASKVWMKYGALEYIETVGDDLNVKGVMPFTKLAKTKPGETVVFSWIVYKSKAHRNAVNKKVMADPFMTNFDPKDSPFEMSKMAYGGFKTIVLAK
- a CDS encoding BON domain-containing protein; its protein translation is MRDTNPRFRHITSDSVDYGLRTNAVHNPSSGYSYSDAESYEWDRSMNPNVRYVPGESNRDLARRDRDYSGVGPKNYRRTDERIYEDVCEVLSRHPDIDASEIEVSVREGIVFLDGTVETRRVRQLAQEIIDGLPGVEDVENYLDVPQRDRDRRRIARSLS